The region AGCCGACACTTTCGCCGTTAGCAGCAGTATTGGAATATGACTCGTAATGGGGTTGCTTTTTAATTGCCGACATAGTTCATACCCATTAAGCTCGGGCATAAGCACGTCGCTGATGATTAAGTCCGGGCCGTTCATGATGGCGGCTTCTAAACCTGCCTTACCGTTGTTCACGCGCAGCACCCGCCACTCGGTACTGAGCGTGGTAAGAATAAAACTGGCAATATCGTCGTCATCTTCTGCCAGGAGTATGTACGGCATTTTATCGTCCTGGCCGTTTTGCTGAGCCGAAGCGCGATGCTTGCTGGAGGCTGAGCCGACGTTATTGCCCTGGCCGTCGGTGACCAGGTCAGCGCGAGCCTGGCGGCAGGGTAATTCGACCGTAAAGGTGGTTCCCGAGTACAGGTCACTCTCGACCCTAATGGTACCCTTCATCAACTCAACCAGTTCCTTAACGAGTGCCAGACCAATGCCTGAACCGCCCACCGACTGTTCCGTCATTGGATCAGCCTGATAAAATCGGTTGAAAATATGCGGTAGTTGATGTTTAGGGATACCAGTGCCGGTGTTCTGCACCACCAGTTTAATCAAATCAACGGGGGCCGACGAAGCCGTTAGGTTGGTTGATGACACGGCTGTTTCCACGTTTATCGATCCGTGCTCATCCGTGAATTTCAACGCATTCATTAACAGGTTCGTTAGAATTTTCTCAACCTTATCCGAATCGAACCAGTAGTAAGGTTGGCTGAAATGATGCGTTTGTACTAACTGAATGTGCTTGCGCTGTACCTCATCCGTAAATACCAGAACGGTACGGGTAATGAACTCCTGCAAATCGGCGGGAGCTGGTGACAGGGTGAGGTTCCCGGCATCGAGTTTAGCCAGATCGAGTAACTCATTAATCAGGCGCAGGAGCCGGTTAGCGTTTCGGTAGATAAGCGAAAGGCGATTGTGATAGGGAGAATCGGCCGATTCGTTCAAAACCTGCTCAAGCGGGGTCAGAATTAATGTAAGCGGTGTACGGAATTCGTGGGTTATATTCGCAAAGAAACGCGATTTTACCTCATCAAGGTGTTTTAACTGGATAGACTCCCGCTCCCGTAATTCGATAAGACTTCTCATCCGGATACGATTGATCCGTACCCGTACAAAAAGAATAATGGCCCCGGTAAGTAAAAGTGCGTAGGCAGTGTAGGCCCACCAGGTGGCCCAGAGCGGGGGACTGATTACAATGCGTAATGAATGTACATGCGGACTCCAGATACTTGAGGTATTGGATGCATTGACAATCAATGTATATGTATTGGGCGGAAGACTCGTGTAGGTTGCTGTTGCCTGGTTACCGCTATAGACCCAGTCATTATCCAAGCCGACCAGTTTATAGCGGTATTGATTTTTATGACTTTGGTTAAACTCAAGGGCTGAAAAATCGATGGATATAAAGTTCTGCCAGTGCTTTAAGGTAAGCTCTGTCACTTCGTTTATATCCTGTTGAATTGGAGAGCCGGGGGTTGTAGCGCTTACCGGCTGGTTGTTGATACGCAGGGCAGTAAGGGCAACCACCGGTTTTATGGGATCTTCACTAACCCGGCGCGGATCAAAAGTGGTATAGCCGCCGGTACCCCCAAAAATCAACCGTCCGTCGGGTAAGGCAACATCATGAAATTGCTCAAATTCTTCGCCCGGTAGCCCGTCGTCGGCCATGTAGTTCCGGGCTTCCATTGTTCGGGTATCAAATCGGCATAAACCCCGATTGGTGCTGAGCCACAAATGGCCGTTACCGTCTGCCCGTATCGCATAAATGATGTTGCTCGACATGGCCTTACCAACCGGGAACCGCTGAATTTTGCCCGTCAGTTTATCGAGTCGGCATAAACCCTCACCAAAGGTACCAATCCAGAGGTAGCTGTACTGAATCGGGTCCTGTGCGAGGCATAAAAGTGCATCGCCGGGTAGGTTTCGTTCCGTAGTTCCACCACTATGCCATTGAATAAGTCGTTTTACGGACAGATCAGCACGTAACAGACCATGATTTTTAGTGGCCAGATAAACCCGTCCCCCATCAACAACCATCGCCATAATCGTGTAAGGATGGTTTCTGGGAAGGGGTAGGGGAAAAGCCGTAAACGTCTCTTTATCGGGGTTATGCCGGACCACCGCCTGATTATGCGGGCCGAGAAGGCCCCACAGCTCACCTTGTGCGCCCACCGAAAGGGCCGTAAACTGAAGTTGTCCGTTTTGCAGCCAGCGCGATTCGATGCCCGTTGGTTGAACGGGTGAGAAGGTTTGCCGTTCTGGACTGTAGCGATAGGGAGCTATCTTCGGGCTGGTGATCCATAAATTTTTCTGACGGTCGAACTGGTACCGCATACTGGCAGACGATTGTTGACGTATCACCGCCGGAATCGCACTAAGGGGTACGTTAAACTGTTGCGTGAGCCAGTCGGTCTGGAAGTTCTGGGTGTAGGGCCACGTCTGAAATGGACGTTTATTGAGGTCATATTTGATCACACCATCGCCATTCAGACCGACCCAGAGCACGTTCGTTCGGTCGACCAGTAAAGAAAGGGCCGAAGACCGACTAAGGGTGGCAGGTTGATTAAGCAGCGTGTTAAGCCCGGTTCGCGTACCCACTTCGTCCAGTAGAGGCACTAACCCGGTCCGGTCCGTAAATCGGTTTTGGTTGATATAATCAATGCCCCGAAAATCTTTTGCAAAGAGCGGTATCGCCGTCGGCAGGCCTGGTACGGCTATTACCTGCCGTATTTGCCCGGTAGAGGGATTGAAAATGGCAAAGCGGCCCGGAAACCCAAGCAGTAATTCGCCCGTTGCCCGTTCATGGAGTGCGAAGACTTCGGTTTGGGGTAACCCCTGGGCTGTATGATAACCGACAAGTTGCCCTAAGGCCGGATTGAATCGAAACAATCCGTCGGCGGCTGCCAGCCACAGTTGATTATGCCGGTCGAGAAGCAGCGCATGAAGCGTCCGTTGACTAGTGTCGCCCCGTATGGTCCAGTGACGGTTCGAAACGCTACCGTTTGCATTGAGCCGAAAAAAGCCGTTTGTTTGCGTGGCTACCCACACATTGCCCGCATGATCTGGCTGAATACCGATCACCTGATCGCGGCCTAAGGCCCGCCGAAAGGCGGGTGAGTTGGACACCCGTTTGGTCTGTTCGGTTACGGGGTCAAAGCAATCGATGTTATTATTTTCCGTACGAACCCAAAGCTTTTCCTGCCGGTCATCTTTGATCTCGTAAATACTGCTAAACGACAAGGACCTGGCTTGTTGAGGGTCGTGAGTGTATACACGAAAATGAATGCCATCATACCGGCACAGACCATCGCGGGTAGCCAGCCAGATGAAACCTCGTTTATCCTGAATCAATGATTTGACAAATCCCTGAGGTAAACCGTTGCGGACCGTCAGGTATTCCGGCTCGGAGGACGCCCACAACGGCACGGATAAACCAAGTAGTCCAAACAGTATCCAGGAAAATGCCCAATGGGTAAGCCAGTGCATAATTAATGTTGAGAGTTGCCCAATTCAGGCTGGATTAACCAGGTAGTAAGGTCTGTTTAATCCATTGAGCCGATATTTTTAACTTTAAGGTAATGAG is a window of Spirosoma linguale DSM 74 DNA encoding:
- a CDS encoding histidine kinase (PFAM: ATP-binding region ATPase domain protein; response regulator receiver; Two component regulator three Y domain protein; Two component regulator propeller; histidine kinase A domain protein; helix-turn-helix- domain containing protein AraC type~SMART: response regulator receiver; Helix-turn- helix, AraC domain; histidine kinase A domain protein; ATP- binding region ATPase domain protein~KEGG: sdn:Sden_1699 ATP-binding region, ATPase-like protein); this encodes MHWLTHWAFSWILFGLLGLSVPLWASSEPEYLTVRNGLPQGFVKSLIQDKRGFIWLATRDGLCRYDGIHFRVYTHDPQQARSLSFSSIYEIKDDRQEKLWVRTENNNIDCFDPVTEQTKRVSNSPAFRRALGRDQVIGIQPDHAGNVWVATQTNGFFRLNANGSVSNRHWTIRGDTSQRTLHALLLDRHNQLWLAAADGLFRFNPALGQLVGYHTAQGLPQTEVFALHERATGELLLGFPGRFAIFNPSTGQIRQVIAVPGLPTAIPLFAKDFRGIDYINQNRFTDRTGLVPLLDEVGTRTGLNTLLNQPATLSRSSALSLLVDRTNVLWVGLNGDGVIKYDLNKRPFQTWPYTQNFQTDWLTQQFNVPLSAIPAVIRQQSSASMRYQFDRQKNLWITSPKIAPYRYSPERQTFSPVQPTGIESRWLQNGQLQFTALSVGAQGELWGLLGPHNQAVVRHNPDKETFTAFPLPLPRNHPYTIMAMVVDGGRVYLATKNHGLLRADLSVKRLIQWHSGGTTERNLPGDALLCLAQDPIQYSYLWIGTFGEGLCRLDKLTGKIQRFPVGKAMSSNIIYAIRADGNGHLWLSTNRGLCRFDTRTMEARNYMADDGLPGEEFEQFHDVALPDGRLIFGGTGGYTTFDPRRVSEDPIKPVVALTALRINNQPVSATTPGSPIQQDINEVTELTLKHWQNFISIDFSALEFNQSHKNQYRYKLVGLDNDWVYSGNQATATYTSLPPNTYTLIVNASNTSSIWSPHVHSLRIVISPPLWATWWAYTAYALLLTGAIILFVRVRINRIRMRSLIELRERESIQLKHLDEVKSRFFANITHEFRTPLTLILTPLEQVLNESADSPYHNRLSLIYRNANRLLRLINELLDLAKLDAGNLTLSPAPADLQEFITRTVLVFTDEVQRKHIQLVQTHHFSQPYYWFDSDKVEKILTNLLMNALKFTDEHGSINVETAVSSTNLTASSAPVDLIKLVVQNTGTGIPKHQLPHIFNRFYQADPMTEQSVGGSGIGLALVKELVELMKGTIRVESDLYSGTTFTVELPCRQARADLVTDGQGNNVGSASSKHRASAQQNGQDDKMPYILLAEDDDDIASFILTTLSTEWRVLRVNNGKAGLEAAIMNGPDLIISDVLMPELNGYELCRQLKSNPITSHIPILLLTAKVSAESRLEGLNAGADDYLAKPFQVNELRARIRNRLAQQQQARHYFRSQLLREGYLPLASQAPEDDFMNRVYALLESHLDDSTFGVEPLAAAIGMSRMHLNRKIKAMTGLSPNELIRAVRLKRAAELLMTGASVSEVADRVGFDTPAYFSKVFKEHYQLTPSEYVEQHRQEMTK